The nucleotide window GGCCGGGCACCACGGAGCCCGATGCCGGCCTGACCAAGGCACTGTTGGCCGGAGCGCACGCGGCCGGCGTAATCGTGTTGTCCTGCGGCACATTTGGCAACGTCTTGCGCTTCCTGCCGCCGTTGACCATCAGCGACGACCTGCTCACCGAGGGCCTCGACGTGCTCGCCCTGGTCCTCGCCGACCTCTAGGAGGCCGCTGAACAAGGCGGTTCGGGGATCCGGCCTTCGCACGGGCCGAGAGCGAAATTCGCGTGCGGGCGCATGCGAAGGCGGATCATGGCGGAGGAAGAGCTGCCCGGACCGTGTCGGACCGCGTGGGCGGCTGGTGAAGTCCGGCCTGGACCCGGTGACGGCATCGATCGGAGCCGCCTTTTCAGGCGGTCTGCGGCGCCAGGGCCCAGACTCCTGCCGTGCGGGTGAGGCCACGGCCGACAAGGTTGCGTAGATTGAGCCCGGCGGTGCGGCGGGTGAGCCAGGCGTGGTTCCTGTCGGTGCCGCGATAGCGCAGTTTGAGGCGACGGCCGCCGCGGCTGGCGATCTGGGAGACGACCCGTTCCACGTTGGGGCGAAACGCCCGGTACTGCTGCCGCAGTTCGGGTTTGGCAGCCCAGTCGGCGCGGGCACGGCGGAGCAGGTTGTCACGCTCGTGCAGGTTGATGGTGCGGCCGGTCTTGGAAGTGGTGCAGCGCGCGGCGAGCGGGCAGTCGCGGCACAGTGCGCCGAAGACCACGTTACGGGTCTTGGTGATCGGGCGGGTGTTGCCGGCCGGGCAGGTCACGGTGGCGGCGGGCTCGTCGACGGTGAAGTCGTCCACGGTGAATCCACCCGCGACCGCAGCAGGGATCGGCCTGGGCTTGATCACCGCGTCGTGTCCGGCATCATGGATCGCGCCACGCAGATCCCCTGTGCCGTAAGCGCAATCGCCGTACCACTCCGGCGTGCGGGCCTCACCGTCGCCGGTGCCGCCGCCGGCGGCGACGAACTTCTCCGCCACCGCCGAATCGGAGTTCTCCGTGCCGGCGGCCTTGGTGAGCGCCTCGTCGGTGATGATCGCGGTCTCCGGCTCGGCCACCACGTGCGCCCGAAACCCGTCGCGGCGGGCCTCCGGCGACTTACGGGTGTGCCGGGCGTCGGGGTCCACCGTCGAGATCACCCGGTCGGGGGCCACCTTGCGGGCGATGCGCCAGCGCCCGTCGGTGCCGTCGGATCCCTCGGCCGGTTCGACATCCTGCCCGGCGACCAACGCCAGCAACCCCACCGCCGCGGCCACCGGCTCCTCGGCCTCGTCCGGGTCCACGGCGAGCGCCTCCAGCAGTGCGTTCGCATCGTTGACCAACGCCGAGACCAGCGCGTCCTTCGCGCCGGGCTCGTCCCAGTCGATCGACGGCTTACCGGAGCGGCTGTAGTCGTGACCCGTGCACACCGCCACGATCTGCTCGGCGGCACCGGGCA belongs to Actinomycetota bacterium and includes:
- a CDS encoding IS1182 family transposase, which encodes MQGVERADRELLDAEALVGHLVPDGSMFAFLAAHRQDLFCDKEFEDLFPSGWGRPSIPGSVMASILVLQTLHDLSDREAAEAARCDLRWKVATGMALDHNGFDPTTLVYWRRRLAKSQRPHRINEAVRKVVAETGILRDRRKRAVDSTILADAVATQDTITQLISAIRRVGRTVPGAAEQIVAVCTGHDYSRSGKPSIDWDEPGAKDALVSALVNDANALLEALAVDPDEAEEPVAAAVGLLALVAGQDVEPAEGSDGTDGRWRIARKVAPDRVISTVDPDARHTRKSPEARRDGFRAHVVAEPETAIITDEALTKAAGTENSDSAVAEKFVAAGGGTGDGEARTPEWYGDCAYGTGDLRGAIHDAGHDAVIKPRPIPAAVAGGFTVDDFTVDEPAATVTCPAGNTRPITKTRNVVFGALCRDCPLAARCTTSKTGRTINLHERDNLLRRARADWAAKPELRQQYRAFRPNVERVVSQIASRGGRRLKLRYRGTDRNHAWLTRRTAGLNLRNLVGRGLTRTAGVWALAPQTA
- a CDS encoding aminotransferase class III-fold pyridoxal phosphate-dependent enzyme, which encodes PGTTEPDAGLTKALLAGAHAAGVIVLSCGTFGNVLRFLPPLTISDDLLTEGLDVLALVLADL